Proteins from one Gemmatimonadota bacterium genomic window:
- a CDS encoding DUF58 domain-containing protein: MIPTEILKKVKRIELRTRNLVNTIFAGEYHSVFKGRGMAFAEVREYQPGDDVRTIDWNVTARMDDPFVKVFDEERELTVILMVDASASGDFGTVSQMKGEIGAEICALLAFSAIQNNDRVGLIIFTDEIELFIPPKKGKKHVLRVIRELLYFQPSGRGTNIDAALEYLNRVTYRRSVVFLVSDFFTSNYEKALRVANRRHDLIAIALEDPREYDLPAIGIVELEDAETGEGIMVDFGDATVRDAFQKLTRKERDDRKALFQRMGLDAVSISTQGAYHEPLMQFFRMRAKKIKG; encoded by the coding sequence ATGATTCCAACTGAAATCCTCAAAAAAGTGAAGCGCATTGAGTTGCGCACGCGCAATCTGGTGAATACTATTTTTGCCGGCGAGTACCATTCGGTATTTAAGGGCAGGGGTATGGCGTTTGCAGAAGTGCGAGAATATCAGCCCGGCGATGATGTTCGCACAATCGACTGGAACGTGACAGCGCGTATGGATGATCCCTTTGTCAAAGTGTTCGACGAGGAGCGCGAACTCACCGTGATATTGATGGTGGATGCGAGTGCGTCGGGCGACTTTGGAACGGTGTCGCAAATGAAAGGCGAGATAGGTGCTGAGATTTGCGCTCTGCTCGCCTTTTCCGCAATTCAGAATAACGATCGCGTGGGACTGATCATTTTTACCGACGAAATTGAGTTGTTTATCCCCCCAAAAAAGGGCAAAAAGCATGTGTTGCGCGTAATTAGAGAGTTGTTGTATTTTCAACCCTCGGGACGCGGTACAAACATCGATGCGGCATTGGAATATTTAAATCGCGTGACCTACAGGCGCAGTGTGGTGTTTCTGGTATCGGATTTTTTTACTTCCAACTATGAAAAAGCACTGCGCGTTGCCAATCGGCGTCACGACCTGATAGCAATCGCACTGGAAGATCCGCGAGAGTACGATCTACCTGCAATTGGCATAGTGGAGTTAGAAGATGCCGAGACAGGCGAAGGCATCATGGTCGATTTTGGCGATGCAACAGTGCGCGATGCATTTCAAAAGCTGACGCGAAAAGAGCGCGATGACCGCAAAGCGCTGTTTCAGCGCATGGGCTTAGACGCTGTAAGTATTTCGACTCAAGGGGCATATCACGAACCGTTGATGCAATTTTTCAGGATGCGGGCAAAAAAAATTAAAGGATAA